The following are encoded in a window of Rosa chinensis cultivar Old Blush chromosome 4, RchiOBHm-V2, whole genome shotgun sequence genomic DNA:
- the LOC121052876 gene encoding uncharacterized protein LOC121052876, with amino-acid sequence MGLSLNLLPPKHNLLVNKAHLLQPFPILSMKPASLLTIKSLASSPLPFLKMWRVSPLALIHQKGYGTTSPAISPKNLSPVPQPSNFGSLIFKRVINLLFHLQQAKSIDDSLASINQPVSDADLVVATLHGLGPDYLMLRTALAQSSSLPDFSDLRARILAFEAQQTQSLDSTTTADLFHHGSNPAALPRALTQDATAQPRGPSPRRECRRPSYGGRNNQRYRRGGGARSQFQNFAFNPNANFEKREY; translated from the coding sequence ATGGGTCTATCCCTGAACCTTCTGCCACCAAAACACAACCTGCTAGTGAATAAGGCACACCTGCTGCAACCATTCCCAATCCTGAGCATGAAACCTGCTTCACTACTGACCATCAAATCGTTAGCATCCTCACCACTTCCCTTTCTGAAAATGTGGCGCGTCTCACCATTGGCTTTGATACATCAAAAGGGATATGGGACTACCTCGCCCGCCATTTCTCCCAAAAATCTGTCGCCAGTGCCACAACCCTCAAACTTCGGGTCTTTGATCTTCAAAAGGGTTATCAATCTGTTGTTTCACCTCCAACAAGCCAAGTCCATTGATGATTCCCTAGCCTCTATTAATCAACCTGTCTCTGATGCTGATCTGGTTGTGGCCACACTTCATGGACTTGGACCAGATTACCTGATGCTTCGTACTGCCCTTGCTCAGTCTTCCTCTCTTCCAGATTTCTCTGACCTTCGAGCCCGGATCCTCGCTTTTGAGGCTCAGCAAACCCAATCACTAGATTCTACTACTACCGCGGACTTGTTTCACCATGGCTCCAACCCAGCTGCACTGCCTCGTGCCCTAACCCAGGATGCAACTGCACAGCCCCGTGGCCCTTCTCCTCGCCGTGAATGCCGCCGGCCCTCATATGGCGGTCGCAACAACCAGCGCTACCGTCGTGGTGGTGGAGCACGTTCCCAGTTCCAAAACTTTGCGTTTAATCCAAATGCAAATTTTGAGAAAAGGGAATATTGA
- the LOC112197850 gene encoding BTB/POZ domain-containing protein At1g67900, with the protein MKFMKLGSRPDTFYTSEAIRSVSSEVSSDLIIQVKGSRYLLHKFPLLSKCLRLQRLCSEYAETSQHQIIQLHDFPSGVEAFELCAKFCYGITITLSAHNIVAARCAAEYLQMTEEVEKGNLIYKLEVFFNSCILHGWRDSIATLQSTKAFPLWSEDLGITGRCIDTIASKVLTHPSKVSLSHSYSRRGRDDVSCNGAESLRHGKPGNKGWWAEDIAELGIDLFWRTMIGIKSGGRIPSNLIGDALKIYAAKWLPNISKNEYSKQAASTSDSDSDSGNDLTSKHRLILETIVSLVPAEKGATSSSFLLKLLKAANILNASSSSKMELARRVGLQLEEATVGDLLIPSVPYEAKGTRYDVDMVMTILEQFKLQGQSPPTSPPRSKLGNFQRRRSRSAENIDFEFQESRRSSSASHSSKLKVAKLVDVYLQEIGRDVNLPLAKFLAIAEALPEFARVDHDDLYKAIDIYLKAHPDLNKSERKRLCRILDCKKLSMEACMHAAQNELLPLRVVVQVLFFEQARAAMAGGKVTELPSNIRALLASHDIDPTRPPPPLSASSIIPAEDQWSVSGLKSPKSKMSTLRMKLEEDDDLDDNGIGRSSRLKALCLLPTRPKRMLSKLWSINRSSTTASEKN; encoded by the exons ATGAAGTTTATGAAACTTGGATCTAGGCCAGATACTTTCTACACTTCTGAGGCTATAAG gtcagtttcttctgAAGTTTCAAGTGATCTCATAATTCAAGTTAAGGGAAGCAGATATTTGCTCCACAAG TTTCCACTTCTGTCAAAGTGTTTGAGGCTGCAGAGGCTCTGCTCTGAATATGCGGAAACCTCGCAACACCAGATAATCCAACTGCATGATTTTCCAAGTGGAGTTGAGGCATTCGAGCTCTGCGCAAAATTCTGCTATGGAATCACAATCACGCTCAGTGCCCACAACATTGTAGCTGCTCGCTGCGCCGCAGAGTACTTGCAGATGACTGAGGAAGTTGAGAAGGGAAACTTGATATATAAGCTTGAGGTCTTCTTCAACTCTTGCATACTTCATGGCTGGAGGGACTCAATTGCCACTCTGCAAAGCACCAAGGCCTTTCCTCTGTGGTCTGAGGACCTTGGAATCACAGGCAGATGTATAGACACAATTGCCTCCAAAGTCCTAACACACCCTTCAAAGGTTAGCTTGTCACATAGCTACTCCCGGAGGGGAAGAGACGACGTGTCCTGCAATGGTGCCGAGAGTCTGAGGCATGGCAAACCTGGAAACAAGGGGTGGTGGGCTGAGGATATTGCAGAATTGGGAATAGACCTTTTCTGGAGGACCATGATTGGTATTAAATCTGGTGGAAGAATACCCTCTAATCTCATAGGTGATGCATTGAAAATCTACGCAGCAAAATGGCTACCCAACATATCAAAAAATGAGTACAGCAAACAAGCAGCATCGACATCTGATTCGGATTCAGACTCGGGGAATGATTTGACTTCAAAGCATAGGCTGATCTTGGAGACAATTGTGAGCTTAGTTCCGGCTGAGAAAGGTGCTACTTCTAGCAGTTTCTTGCTCAAACTGTTGAAGGCAGCCAATATTCTCAAtgcctcttcctcttccaaaATGGAATTAGCTAGAAGAGTTGGGCTTCAATTAGAGGAGGCAACAGTTGGAGACTTGTTAATACCATCTGTACCATATGAAGCTAAGGGTACTCGCTACGATGTAGACATGGTTATGACCATTTTGGAGCAGTTCAAGTTACAAGGGCAGAGTCCCCCTACTAGTCCTCCAAGGTCCAAGCTTGGTAATTTCCAGAGGAGGAGGTCTAGGTCGGCTGAGAACATTGATTTCGAGTTTCAGGAGAGCCGAAGATCATCTTCAGCATCACATAGCTCAAAGCTGAAAGTGGCAAAGCTTGTGGATGTGTATCTTCAGGAAATTGGCAGGGATGTAAATTTGCCTCTGGCTAAGTTTCTTGCGATTGCTGAGGCATTACCAGAATTTGCCAGGGTTGATCATGATGACCTCTACAAAGCAATTGACATTTACCTAAAG GCACATCCAGACCTGAACAAGAGTGAAAGGAAAAGGCTGTGTAGAATCCTAGACTGCAAAAAGCTGTCAATGGAGGCCTGCATGCATGCTGCACAAAATGAGCTACTTCCACTAAGAGTGGTGGTCCAAGTTCTCTTCTTCGAGCAAGCTAGAGCCGCCATGGCGGGCGGCAAAGTGACCGAGTTGCCGAGCAACATAAGGGCTCTGCTAGCTTCACATGACATTGACCCAACACGGCCTCCACCGCCCTTAAGTGCCTCTAGCATCATTCCTGCAGAGGATCAATGGAGCGTCTCGGGCCTTAAGTCACCCAAATCGAAGATGTCAACGCTACGAATGAAGCTAGAGGAAGACGATGATCTTGATGACAATGGGATTGGGAGAAGCTCAAGGCTTAAGGCTCTCTGCTTACTGCCTACAAGACCCAAAAGAATGCTCAGTAAGTTGTGGTCCATCAACAGAAGTAGCACTACTGCAAGTGAAAAGAACTGA